A DNA window from ANME-2 cluster archaeon contains the following coding sequences:
- a CDS encoding formylmethanofuran dehydrogenase, whose amino-acid sequence MEDISLVLTSPVDNLCDYTFNFHYLNQKLDPESLIPDQTEGSYTYRDMVDALKSGADVHIKGDVGERLAFGMGSDLKHLGGTGKPEPAGRLFVDGNVGAEAGMGMVAGELYVSGTLKEPLGNIIEVVSDEDGYRKFRSVTDILCNGPGEDTLVSNSLEKEGNILTLSDSILRGTIGARMDCRGTVVVEGDVYNGTGLLMRRGTVYVRGNAGMNTGSRLAGGAVVVSGKVHEFAGAYMKSGNLVINEAKGYVGANMTGGAIYSKKKLTPSPPAAPGKKSNENTKMLRRVLGAGRLEAMLYNKYEVGSKKDEYIKVHMRDGSVVMRKVDNKK is encoded by the coding sequence ATGGAAGACATCAGCCTTGTCCTCACGTCCCCGGTAGATAACCTGTGCGATTATACGTTCAACTTCCACTACCTGAACCAGAAACTGGACCCGGAGTCGCTAATACCAGACCAGACCGAAGGGTCATACACATACCGAGACATGGTGGACGCCCTGAAAAGTGGTGCAGATGTCCATATCAAGGGCGATGTGGGTGAGCGCCTGGCCTTTGGCATGGGTTCTGACCTGAAGCATCTCGGAGGGACAGGAAAGCCAGAGCCGGCAGGCCGGCTGTTCGTTGACGGGAATGTGGGCGCCGAAGCTGGTATGGGCATGGTGGCCGGTGAGCTGTATGTCAGCGGGACCCTGAAGGAGCCGCTGGGTAACATAATTGAGGTGGTTTCCGATGAGGATGGCTACAGGAAATTCCGCTCCGTCACCGATATTCTCTGTAACGGGCCTGGTGAAGATACCCTGGTGTCCAATTCCCTTGAAAAGGAGGGGAATATCCTGACCCTCAGCGACAGTATCCTGCGAGGTACCATCGGCGCCCGCATGGATTGCAGAGGTACGGTGGTTGTGGAAGGTGATGTCTATAACGGGACCGGCCTGCTCATGCGGAGGGGCACGGTCTATGTGAGAGGAAATGCCGGTATGAACACAGGCTCACGGCTGGCCGGAGGTGCCGTAGTGGTCAGCGGCAAAGTGCATGAGTTCGCAGGCGCGTACATGAAATCCGGTAACCTGGTCATCAATGAGGCCAAAGGATACGTGGGTGCGAATATGACCGGCGGCGCCATATATTCAAAGAAGAAATTGACACCAAGTCCGCCTGCCGCACCCGGAAAAAAGAGCAATGAAAACACCAAAATGTTGCGCAGGGTACTGGGTGCGGGTCGGCTGGAGGCCATGCTGTACAACAAGTACGAAGTTGGCTCGAAAAAAGATGAATACATAAAAGTGCATATGCG
- a CDS encoding 4Fe-4S binding protein — translation MVKRTIVTIDEEKCTGCGKCVAPCAEGAIQIIDGKAKVMSEDLCDGMGYCIGICPEGAMTVEERETVEFNEIKAEKQPKKSDISIQCFNCHKGENEVYLLPLRHEMKSEWVCTRCLPMLIHG, via the coding sequence ATGGTCAAAAGAACGATTGTGACAATAGATGAAGAAAAATGCACCGGGTGCGGAAAGTGCGTTGCACCGTGTGCAGAGGGAGCCATACAGATCATAGATGGCAAGGCAAAAGTAATGTCAGAGGACCTGTGCGATGGCATGGGGTACTGTATCGGCATCTGTCCCGAAGGTGCCATGACCGTAGAGGAGCGCGAGACCGTGGAATTCAATGAGATAAAGGCGGAAAAGCAACCAAAGAAATCAGACATATCTATACAGTGCTTCAACTGCCACAAAGGGGAGAACGAGGTATACCTCCTGCCCCTGCGCCATGAGATGAAGAGCGAATGGGTGTGCACACGCTGCCTTCCCATGTTGATACACGGTTGA